In Passer domesticus isolate bPasDom1 chromosome 1, bPasDom1.hap1, whole genome shotgun sequence, one DNA window encodes the following:
- the MRS2 gene encoding magnesium transporter MRS2 homolog, mitochondrial: protein MLRGAALLPRAVGGGGCCCCAARGWAGAAGGGSRPRAAPGLPPRRAWGRPAAVAAAPGARGLRWAGRFYQHAPTETSQATLASVSPVFAVMKFDKEGNTTYFEKKKTELYQELGLQARDLRFQHVMSIATRNNRIIMRMEFLKAVITPEFLLILDYRNLSLEHWLLNELASQLAGEGQLVTYSLPFEFRAIEAILQYWISKLQGRLNTLQPQILETLEALVDPKLLSVDRSKLHILLQNGKSLSELETDLKVFKETILEILDEEEVIEELCLSKWTDPQVFEESTSGIDHAEEMELLLENYYRQAEDLLNEARELRVLIDDSESIIFINLDSHRNVMMRLNLQLTMGTFSVSLFGLIGVAFGMNLESSLEEDPRIFWLVTGIMFLGSGLIWRRLLSFLGRHLDPPLPPHVPAALKKSQPAAGRVDIKTSLKGETFGLSRSTLTNQ from the exons ATGCTGCGCGGGGCCGCGCTGCTCCCCCGCGCCgtgggcggcggcggctgctgctgctgcgcgGCCCGCGGctgggcgggcgcggcgggcggcggctccCGCCCGCGGgccgccccggggctgccgccgCGCCGCGCCTGGGGCCGGCCCGCGGCCgtggcggcggcgccgggcgccCGCGGGCTGCGCTGGGCCG GTAGATTTTACCAACATGCTCCCACTGAGACCTCCCAAGCCACCCTAGCCAGCGTGTCTCCTGTTTTTGCAGTG ATGAAGTTTGACAAAGAGGGAAATACTACTTATTTTG aaaagaagaaaacagaattgTACCAGGAGTTGGGTCTTCAAGCTCGAGATCTAAGATTTCAACATGTGATGAGCATTGCAACCAGGAACAACAGGATCATCATGAGAATGGAG TTCTTGAAGGCTGTCATAACACCAGAGTTTCTTCTGATACTAGATTATCGTAATTTAAGTCTGGAACACTGGCTCCTCAATGAGCTAGCATCTCAGCTGGCTGGGGAAGGTCAACTAGTCACATATTCCCTGCCCTTTGAATTCCGAGCCATAGAAGCAATTCTGCAATACTGG ATCAGCAAACTGCAGGGAAGACTTAACACTTTGCAGCCTCAGATCCTTGAGACACTGGAAGCCCTAGTGGATCCCAAGCTTTTATCTGTGGATAGGAGTAAACTACACATTCTTCTGCAAAATGGCAAGAG CTTGTCAGAACTGGAAACAGATCTTAAAGTTTTCAAAGAAACGATTCTGGAGATCTTAGATGAAGAAGAAGTAATAGAAGAACTCTGTCTGTCTAAATGGACTGATCCACAAGTATT TGAGGAGAGTACGTCTGGGATTGAccatgcagaggaaatggagctgctgttggaaaaCTATTACAGGCAAGCAGAAGATCTTTTGAATGAAGCTCGTGAACTCAGAGTACTGATTGATGACTCAGAAAGCATCATCTTTATCAACCTGGACAG CCACCGTAATGTGATGATGAGGCTGAACTTGCAGCTGACCATGGGGactttctctgtctctctctttgGACTCATAGGAGTTGCATTTGGTATGAACTTGGAGTCATCCCTTGAAGAG GACCCCAGGATATTTTGGTTGGTGACAGGGATTATGTTTCTGGGAAGTGGTCTGATCTGGCGGCGCTTACTTTCCTTCCTTGGGCGTCATCTGGATCCTCCACTACCTCCTCAC GTTCCTGCAGCTttgaaaaaatcccaaccagCAGCTGGAAGAGTGGACATAAAGACGAGTCTTAAAGGAGAAACATTTGGGCTGAGCAGAAGCACATTAACAAACCAGTAG